One Lottiidibacillus patelloidae genomic region harbors:
- a CDS encoding glycerophosphodiester phosphodiesterase, whose protein sequence is MKTLIYAHRGASKDYPENTMIAFKKALEMGAEGIELDVQLSKDNVPVVIHDEQLKRTTNGSGFVKDMSLKELKELDAGSWFNSTFNKEKIPTLEEVLVWIKDTKLELNIELKNNIIDYEKIEKIVYELVKKYGMETEVIFSSFNHCSLKRLLEIDEHINVAPLQSARMITPWKYAKGMGATSMHIRFTSLSQKTIEGFHKEELKVRTYTVNRSFLMRQFFKWNIDAIMTDMPNKALEVRDNKKRCWLW, encoded by the coding sequence ATGAAGACACTCATTTACGCACATCGTGGCGCTAGTAAAGACTACCCGGAAAACACAATGATTGCTTTTAAAAAGGCATTGGAAATGGGCGCAGAAGGAATTGAGCTTGATGTTCAACTTTCAAAAGACAATGTTCCCGTCGTTATTCATGATGAGCAATTAAAACGAACGACAAACGGTAGTGGTTTCGTCAAAGATATGTCATTAAAAGAGCTGAAGGAATTAGATGCAGGTAGCTGGTTTAACTCAACTTTTAATAAAGAAAAAATTCCAACTTTAGAAGAAGTGCTAGTGTGGATAAAAGATACGAAGCTTGAGCTAAATATTGAACTGAAAAACAATATTATTGATTATGAAAAGATCGAAAAAATAGTCTACGAACTCGTTAAAAAATACGGCATGGAAACGGAAGTTATTTTTTCTTCATTTAACCATTGCAGTTTAAAGCGATTATTAGAGATAGATGAACATATTAATGTAGCGCCACTTCAATCAGCACGTATGATTACACCTTGGAAATACGCAAAAGGAATGGGCGCAACTAGCATGCATATTCGCTTTACGAGCTTGTCACAAAAAACGATTGAAGGATTTCATAAAGAAGAGTTAAAAGTTAGAACTTATACTGTCAATCGTAGCTTTTTAATGAGGCAATTTTTCAAGTGGAACATCGATGCAATAATGACTGATATGCCGAACAAAGCACTAGAAGTAAGAGATAACAAAAAAAGATGCTGGCTTTGGTAA
- the msrB gene encoding peptide-methionine (R)-S-oxide reductase MsrB, with product MSENVQLATFAGGCFWCMVKPFDTEPGIMKVESGYSGGDKENPTYKEVCSETTGHYEAVQITFDPAIFSYEKLLDVYWRQIDPTDAGGQFHDRGHSYTTAIFYHDEAQKIAAENSKRALEESGRFSKPIVTKILPYSGFYPAEEYHQQFYKKNQFRYELYRKGSGRDAFIKSHWTDAEKKQHLKEKLTPMQYEVTQNNGTEPPFENEYWDNTEEGLYVDIVSGKPLFSSREQFQSGCGWPSFTKPLEKEEVEEKMDISHRMVRTEVRSKSADSHLGHVFEDGPKEAGGLRYCINSAALRFIPKEDLEKEGYGEYKKIFE from the coding sequence ATGAGTGAAAATGTTCAATTAGCGACATTTGCTGGGGGCTGTTTTTGGTGCATGGTTAAGCCTTTTGATACAGAACCAGGAATTATGAAAGTAGAGTCAGGTTATTCGGGTGGAGATAAAGAAAACCCTACATATAAGGAAGTTTGTTCAGAAACGACTGGGCATTATGAAGCGGTACAAATTACGTTTGATCCGGCCATTTTTTCATATGAAAAGCTATTAGATGTGTATTGGCGTCAAATTGATCCGACAGATGCAGGAGGACAGTTTCATGATCGCGGACATTCGTATACAACAGCGATTTTTTATCACGATGAAGCGCAAAAGATAGCAGCAGAGAATTCAAAACGAGCATTGGAGGAAAGCGGGCGTTTTTCAAAGCCGATTGTAACGAAAATTTTACCTTACAGCGGTTTTTATCCTGCTGAGGAATACCATCAACAATTTTATAAGAAGAATCAGTTCCGGTATGAACTTTACCGAAAAGGATCTGGCCGTGATGCTTTTATCAAGTCTCACTGGACAGACGCGGAAAAAAAGCAGCATTTAAAGGAAAAGCTAACACCGATGCAATATGAAGTTACGCAAAATAATGGTACCGAGCCACCGTTTGAAAACGAGTACTGGGATAATACAGAAGAAGGGCTATATGTTGACATTGTCTCAGGCAAGCCACTCTTTAGCTCACGTGAGCAGTTCCAATCTGGTTGTGGTTGGCCAAGCTTTACGAAACCTCTTGAAAAAGAAGAAGTGGAAGAAAAAATGGACATTTCTCATCGAATGGTGCGAACAGAAGTCCGTAGTAAATCAGCAGATTCTCATTTAGGTCATGTGTTTGAGGATGGGCCGAAAGAGGCGGGCGGACTGCGCTATTGTATTAATTCTGCTGCTCTTCGCTTCATTCCTAAGGAAGATCTTGAAAAAGAAGGGTATGGCGAATACAAAAAAATATTTGAATAG
- a CDS encoding aspartyl-phosphate phosphatase Spo0E family protein: MPLMSLVDLIEMKRNRMFEIAEQYGLTDDKTVKCSQELDQLLNMYRKVVNGTYRDQYSSVTA; the protein is encoded by the coding sequence ATGCCTTTAATGTCTCTAGTGGATTTAATTGAAATGAAACGTAATCGTATGTTTGAAATTGCCGAACAATATGGTCTTACTGATGATAAAACAGTTAAATGTAGTCAAGAACTAGACCAATTATTAAATATGTATCGAAAAGTAGTGAACGGTACGTATAGAGATCAATATAGTTCTGTTACTGCTTAA